The following coding sequences are from one Pseudonocardia sp. HH130630-07 window:
- a CDS encoding DUF2867 domain-containing protein gives MTRRIDIPQHVTTMQLLDRIDYGDAFTADVPPGALDSTRAAEHAQAIARQVMPRWMTAAVLAIHRHVLGLQLTTSDQSSLLPGWRLLRHDPDTLAYGVTGGLITPRVVLVAAPEQLIVTTVVRYDHRATPAVWALVAPLHRLVVRFVLARTARRATTATTSGHRPR, from the coding sequence ATGACCCGACGGATCGACATCCCGCAGCACGTCACCACCATGCAACTCCTGGACCGGATCGACTACGGCGACGCGTTCACCGCCGACGTCCCACCGGGCGCACTGGACTCCACCCGAGCAGCCGAGCACGCGCAGGCGATCGCCCGCCAGGTGATGCCGCGGTGGATGACGGCCGCCGTCCTCGCGATCCACCGCCACGTCCTTGGACTGCAGCTGACAACATCGGACCAGTCCTCGCTCCTCCCCGGGTGGCGACTGCTGCGCCACGACCCGGACACCCTCGCCTACGGAGTGACCGGCGGACTGATCACGCCACGAGTCGTCCTCGTCGCGGCACCCGAACAGCTGATCGTCACGACTGTGGTGCGCTACGACCACCGCGCCACACCCGCGGTCTGGGCACTCGTGGCGCCCCTGCACCGACTCGTCGTCCGATTCGTCCTCGCTCGCACCGCACGTCGTGCGACGACCGCCACGACCAGCGGCCACCGGCCGCGATGA
- a CDS encoding diguanylate cyclase, which produces MTANSALNEHHGSRPGPAAVALLGAQDSTAHDEVTGLLLRRPWTSRAERAPAAAVPTGRPTLLLIDLDGLKLWNDSFGHLPGDRVLAEVVGALRRSLARPVANWAGRA; this is translated from the coding sequence ATGACCGCGAACTCGGCGCTCAACGAGCACCACGGGTCACGGCCCGGACCGGCGGCCGTCGCACTGCTCGGCGCGCAAGACTCCACCGCTCACGACGAGGTGACCGGGCTGCTGCTGCGACGGCCGTGGACCTCGCGAGCCGAACGCGCTCCGGCTGCCGCCGTGCCGACCGGTCGCCCGACGTTGCTGCTGATCGACCTGGACGGGTTGAAGTTGTGGAACGACTCGTTCGGACACCTTCCGGGGGATCGTGTGCTGGCCGAGGTCGTGGGGGCACTGCGACGCTCGTTGGCCAGGCCGGTAGCCAACTGGGCAGGGCGGGCGTGA
- a CDS encoding class I SAM-dependent methyltransferase: MSTGRISLRQEQETMLMTLHLHALDAASARPVLGDRFAADLLDRVEHRPGRLSTLDGNLPMICARARMIDDVTRRFLDRHPDAVVLHLGCGLDSRV; the protein is encoded by the coding sequence ATGAGCACGGGCCGGATTTCTCTGCGCCAGGAGCAGGAGACGATGTTGATGACACTGCACCTGCACGCCCTGGACGCGGCGTCGGCGCGACCCGTCCTGGGCGATCGGTTTGCCGCGGACCTGCTCGATCGCGTCGAGCACAGGCCGGGTCGTCTGTCCACGCTGGACGGGAACCTTCCGATGATCTGCGCGCGGGCACGGATGATCGACGACGTCACCCGCCGGTTCCTCGACCGGCATCCGGACGCGGTGGTGCTCCACCTGGGGTGCGGCCTGGACAGCCGGGTGTAG
- a CDS encoding alpha/beta hydrolase, whose protein sequence is MSLQMDTEVAESIAPIAAAAAAAPAPAAGDWQTRRDLGGSLISTYTAALPEQAGAEMTEHVAAAPDGAPVALRLYRGTTPSTGSMVVYLHGGGMFLGSLDSHDPLCRRYAVASGVAVLSVGFRLAPEHPYPAAVEDAYAAFLWAVEHAIELGADPARVAVMGDSAGAGMAAAVAMMARDREGPPPARQILVHPMLDDRTVIADPHLAPMVMWTADDNRTGWGCLLGDAAGGPDVPVYAAPARERDLSGLPPAYVEIGQLDLFRAEAADFAERLGLAGVDVEYHLHPGVPHLFDVWAPDSDVARRAFSDRVRVLASI, encoded by the coding sequence ATGAGCTTGCAGATGGACACCGAGGTCGCCGAGTCGATCGCACCCATCGCCGCGGCCGCGGCCGCCGCACCGGCGCCAGCGGCCGGGGACTGGCAGACCCGCCGCGACCTCGGCGGCAGCCTGATCAGCACCTACACCGCGGCGCTGCCGGAGCAGGCGGGTGCGGAGATGACCGAGCATGTCGCGGCCGCCCCGGACGGGGCGCCGGTCGCGCTGCGCCTCTACCGCGGCACCACCCCCTCCACCGGGTCGATGGTCGTCTACCTCCACGGCGGCGGGATGTTCCTGGGCAGCCTGGACTCCCACGACCCGCTCTGCCGCCGCTACGCCGTCGCGTCCGGCGTGGCGGTGCTGTCAGTGGGTTTCCGTCTCGCCCCGGAGCACCCCTACCCGGCCGCGGTCGAGGATGCGTACGCCGCGTTCCTGTGGGCCGTCGAGCACGCGATCGAGCTCGGCGCCGACCCGGCACGCGTCGCCGTCATGGGGGACAGCGCCGGTGCCGGGATGGCCGCCGCGGTGGCGATGATGGCCCGGGACCGGGAAGGTCCCCCGCCCGCCCGCCAGATCCTCGTGCACCCGATGCTCGACGATCGCACCGTGATCGCCGACCCGCACCTCGCCCCGATGGTGATGTGGACCGCCGACGACAACCGCACCGGGTGGGGCTGCCTGCTCGGCGACGCCGCGGGCGGCCCGGACGTGCCGGTCTACGCGGCTCCCGCCCGGGAACGCGACCTGTCCGGTCTGCCACCCGCCTACGTCGAGATCGGGCAGCTGGACCTGTTCCGCGCCGAGGCCGCGGACTTCGCCGAGCGACTCGGACTCGCGGGTGTGGACGTCGAGTACCACCTGCACCCCGGCGTGCCACACCTGTTCGACGTGTGGGCCCCGGACTCCGACGTGGCCCGGCGCGCGTTTTCCGATCGGGTGCGTGTGCTGGCCTCGATCTGA
- a CDS encoding TetR/AcrR family transcriptional regulator, with the protein MARRLPGRPRDPAINEAILSATRDLIAEVGQRGLSMEAVAARAGVSKPTLYLRYASKALLITEALFGQSKAREMPDSGRVREDLLEAYRWGVAEFDAPEARAALPAMLAEMTTSPELLRLVRAQVVDPEYARVRALLARAQERGEVRDGVDLDLVLDVFLGVVLARATVLDRPLDDAFAERMVDLVINGLRPPGPDA; encoded by the coding sequence GTGGCGAGAAGACTCCCCGGTCGTCCCCGCGATCCCGCGATCAACGAGGCGATCCTGTCCGCGACCCGTGACCTGATCGCCGAGGTCGGGCAACGCGGACTGTCGATGGAGGCCGTCGCAGCGCGTGCCGGGGTCAGCAAGCCCACGCTGTACCTGCGGTATGCCAGCAAGGCGCTGCTGATCACGGAGGCGCTGTTCGGTCAGAGCAAGGCCAGGGAGATGCCCGACAGCGGACGGGTTCGCGAGGATCTACTGGAGGCCTACCGGTGGGGGGTCGCCGAGTTCGACGCGCCCGAGGCCAGGGCCGCCCTGCCGGCGATGCTCGCCGAGATGACCACGAGCCCGGAATTGCTCCGGCTCGTGCGAGCGCAGGTCGTGGACCCCGAGTACGCGCGGGTCCGTGCTCTGCTGGCCCGCGCCCAGGAACGTGGCGAGGTCCGTGACGGTGTCGACCTGGATCTCGTGCTCGACGTCTTCCTCGGGGTCGTCCTTGCTCGCGCCACCGTCCTGGATCGGCCGCTGGACGACGCGTTCGCCGAGCGGATGGTCGACCTCGTGATCAACGGGCTGCGACCACCTGGGCCCGACGCCTGA
- a CDS encoding TetR/AcrR family transcriptional regulator: MHRNESDGVRQPARRGRPRERRADDAILDAALTLFADGGLAATTFDGVATHAGVSRSTLYRRWSTRDDLLIAALQWSRARAEAGVEDWATRSHADQMAIFTRLAVRGLTDAGGIGLLRHVTALPGDSPVRHAYWSTIVAPRRDVFTQLLVSARAAGDLPQGPAPDLLLDQLAGALTYRALVHPTPLDKDTAEHYLRRLLTSLGLASTHDDRSTGPHP, translated from the coding sequence GTGCACCGTAATGAGAGCGACGGAGTCCGGCAACCAGCGCGCCGGGGCCGCCCCCGGGAACGCCGGGCGGACGACGCGATCCTGGACGCGGCCCTGACCCTGTTCGCGGACGGCGGCCTGGCCGCGACGACGTTCGACGGCGTCGCCACGCACGCCGGGGTCAGCCGCAGCACCCTCTACCGGCGCTGGAGCACCCGCGACGACTTGCTGATCGCGGCGCTGCAGTGGTCACGCGCGCGGGCCGAGGCCGGGGTCGAGGACTGGGCGACCCGATCGCACGCCGACCAGATGGCGATCTTCACCCGTCTCGCCGTGCGCGGGCTGACCGACGCCGGCGGCATCGGGCTGCTCCGACACGTGACCGCACTGCCCGGAGACAGCCCGGTGCGGCACGCGTACTGGTCGACGATCGTCGCTCCCCGCCGGGACGTGTTCACCCAGCTGCTCGTCTCCGCCCGCGCCGCCGGAGACCTGCCGCAGGGCCCGGCACCGGACCTGTTGCTCGACCAACTGGCCGGGGCACTGACCTACCGCGCACTGGTCCACCCCACACCCCTCGACAAGGACACGGCCGAGCACTACCTCCGCCGCCTGCTCACCAGCCTGGGACTGGCCTCCACCCACGACGACCGGAGCACCGGACCGCACCCGTGA
- a CDS encoding GGDEF domain-containing protein produces the protein MAGSDGAAAAPPRNPLAGVSILDVFESAAHDDVTGTLLRGVWRTRAEREIAAAVQSGRRPALLLFDVDHFKQCNDRFGHAAGDLVLAEVVWTIRRGLRHVDLIGRLGGDELVALLTDDHELAQAARIAERLRRRVEHLSVPVPTVRAAKLAGTRTGDADHRQTTEVTVSVGAAIGRPGSAPELSVLLEAADGAMYAAKAAGRNTVRAVETTADGVTGTPVAPTSTCQARSPW, from the coding sequence GTGGCCGGTTCGGATGGCGCGGCCGCTGCGCCGCCGCGGAACCCGCTGGCGGGGGTGTCGATTCTGGACGTGTTCGAGTCCGCCGCCCACGACGATGTGACGGGCACGTTGCTGCGGGGGGTGTGGCGCACGCGGGCGGAACGCGAGATCGCGGCCGCCGTGCAGTCGGGTCGTCGTCCGGCGCTGCTGTTGTTCGACGTGGATCACTTCAAGCAGTGCAACGATCGCTTCGGCCACGCTGCCGGGGACCTGGTGCTGGCCGAGGTCGTGTGGACGATCCGGCGCGGCCTTCGCCACGTGGACCTGATCGGGCGCCTCGGCGGGGACGAGCTGGTCGCGCTGCTGACCGATGACCACGAACTCGCCCAGGCAGCACGGATCGCCGAGCGCCTGCGTCGGCGGGTGGAGCACCTGAGCGTCCCGGTGCCCACCGTGCGCGCCGCCAAGCTGGCCGGCACAAGAACCGGAGACGCCGACCACAGGCAGACCACCGAAGTGACGGTGTCGGTCGGTGCCGCAATCGGTCGGCCAGGTAGCGCGCCTGAGCTGTCGGTTCTGCTGGAGGCAGCGGACGGAGCGATGTACGCGGCGAAAGCGGCCGGACGCAACACGGTGCGCGCGGTGGAGACCACAGCGGACGGCGTCACCGGGACGCCGGTCGCGCCGACCTCGACCTGTCAGGCGAGGTCACCGTGGTGA